In a single window of the Nicotiana tomentosiformis chromosome 8, ASM39032v3, whole genome shotgun sequence genome:
- the LOC104097073 gene encoding 14 kDa proline-rich protein DC2.15-like — translation MAKSLALFLVFNILFFTVVSACNTCPSPKPTPKPTPNPSPSEGKCPTDALKLGVCANVLNGLLNVTLGTPPVKPCCSLIGNLVDLEAAVCLCTALKANILGINLNIPISLSLLLNVCSKDIPKGFACP, via the coding sequence ATGGCTAAGTCACTTGCCCTCTTTCTTGTATTCAATATCCTTTTCTTCACTGTGGTCAGTGCATGCAACACTTGCCCTAGCCCTAAACCAACACCAAAACCAACACCAAACCCTTCTCCTTCTGAAGGAAAATGTCCAACTGATGCCTTAAAATTAGGTGTTTGTGCCAATGTGCTTAACGGTTTACTAAATGTTACACTTGGAACTCCACCTGTAAAACCATGCTGCAGTCTTATTGGAAATCTTGTGGATTTAGAAGCTGCTGTTTGCCTTTGCACTGCCCTTAAGGCTAACATTTTGGGAATTAACCTTAATATCCCTATTTCCCTTAGCTTACTTCTTAATGTTTGCAGTAAGGACATTCCAAAGGGCTTCGCTTGTCCCTAA